From the genome of Sphingobacterium sp. UGAL515B_05:
TGATGGGGCAATCTATTTTTATAGTCTCTAATATTTCAAAGCTTAAACCATCGGATAGACGAATATCCATCATCACCAGGTCGGGAAGTTCATTGCCATTGAACCAGTTGATGCTATCAGCGATATTATCCAGCACATCTAAAATAACGATGGATGGCTTTATTTCCTTCAAAAGTCGTTTTAAACGATCGGCATTGAGTTTTTCGTCCTCGATGATTAATACTTTGGTTATATTCATTATGCTTGGGCTAAAAGTGGGAGGATAACGTTAAATGTTTTGCCATCGTTCTTTATTTGCAATTTTAAGTTGGATAGCAAATCGTATCTTTTAATGATGTTTGAAATCCCGATTCCCGATGATTCGGATACATTCTCAATAGGGATTAATATATTTTCAACAACAAGTTGATTCTGAGAGTTGGTGTATACCTTTATTTTCAGCGGTTTTTTCTTATTTGTCTGATTATGCTTTAATGCATTTTCTACCAATAATTGTAAGGTAAGGGGAGGTAATTGACAATTGCGTTTGGCGGGATTGACGTTTATTTCGAAGTTTACCCCATCGCCGAATCGGTTTTTGATGAGAAATATGTAGGAATTTAGAAAGTTGAGTTCTTCTTCGAGTGAGATAATGTCCTTTTTGGAATTGACAAGAAGGTAGCGATATATTTTGGAGAAGTTTTCTGCATATTCATAGCCTAATTGTTGGTCTTCGAGGATGATTTCTGAGAGCACGCTCAGGTTATTAAAGACAAAATGGGGATCGATCTGTAATTTTAACGATTGAAGTTCTGTTTCAAGAATGACCTGATCAAGCTTTGCTGCGCGCATGGATTCATTCTTCCAGTTGGTGATTAAATGACTACCAATATTGATCCCCATGATCATGAGCGCAATCAATACACTGATGGTAATGTTTTGAATCATCCCCCTTTTTTCCTCCAAAGATGGGGCTATAGTAACATTTTGAGGTCCAAAATAATATTTTGAAATCAGGTACTCCAGAAGTAAATTGATAAAGAGTACTGCAAAGAGGTTGATGACGGTTTCAAGTAGAAGTCGCTCTGTCGGACTATCTTTCCAGGTTAAGAACTTATTAAGCTTGTCATGGACAATGATACTAAATT
Proteins encoded in this window:
- a CDS encoding sensor histidine kinase, whose protein sequence is MQDIAIYKNDKTLISTNKKRLIFTFLSFLLIYLVAYIIDPFSSCWDGYFKRNMFEILGEWTFTIIYSFIISEFSIIVHDKLNKFLTWKDSPTERLLLETVINLFAVLFINLLLEYLISKYYFGPQNVTIAPSLEEKRGMIQNITISVLIALMIMGINIGSHLITNWKNESMRAAKLDQVILETELQSLKLQIDPHFVFNNLSVLSEIILEDQQLGYEYAENFSKIYRYLLVNSKKDIISLEEELNFLNSYIFLIKNRFGDGVNFEINVNPAKRNCQLPPLTLQLLVENALKHNQTNKKKPLKIKVYTNSQNQLVVENILIPIENVSESSGIGISNIIKRYDLLSNLKLQIKNDGKTFNVILPLLAQA